A portion of the Blautia hansenii DSM 20583 genome contains these proteins:
- a CDS encoding MFS transporter: protein MGFLKKHFSMYSHLPREIYVLAFGKVMTSMGALIWPMLTLIMSEKLGLNGQTIGLYMMIFSMFMGPFYLLGGKMADKYNKKHIIVTFDLIGNSLYFVCAVLPMSMTTLYLLAIASLFQAMEQPAYDALIADLTTYKDRERAYSLNYLSMNLGLVLAPTIGGILFNHYLSLSFFINGLADISSTLLLLVFIKNVKANNQDTKAMNEYEKGETGSIFKVFSERKLFFLLFVISGIAALIYNQFNFLMPLHIEEVFHGSGAFKFGILTSINAVVVVIGTPIFTKKLSGVIDIRIMYFGQLLESLGLAFFIFLNHYFIIAIVGMILFTIGEIFGSISKTPYLTKRIPDTHRGRVLSITNSFAGLIGVLSNYVIGTLIDYYPFSTVWIIIAVIGLFVMILYSIYLRLDKKVYSGLYEKTM from the coding sequence ATGGGATTTCTAAAAAAACATTTTTCAATGTACAGCCATTTGCCAAGAGAAATCTATGTGTTGGCTTTTGGTAAAGTCATGACAAGTATGGGGGCTTTAATATGGCCCATGCTTACCTTAATCATGAGTGAAAAACTGGGACTGAACGGACAGACCATTGGTCTGTATATGATGATATTTTCTATGTTTATGGGACCGTTTTACTTACTGGGAGGTAAGATGGCTGACAAATATAATAAAAAGCATATCATCGTTACCTTTGACTTAATCGGAAACAGCCTCTATTTCGTTTGCGCTGTATTGCCAATGTCCATGACAACGCTGTATTTATTAGCGATTGCCTCCTTATTTCAGGCAATGGAACAGCCGGCTTATGATGCCCTGATTGCTGACTTGACAACCTACAAGGATAGAGAAAGAGCCTATTCCCTGAATTACCTTTCAATGAATTTAGGATTGGTTTTAGCTCCGACTATCGGCGGCATTTTATTTAATCATTATCTCAGCCTTTCTTTTTTCATTAACGGTCTGGCAGATATAAGCAGTACGTTGCTGCTATTGGTTTTTATTAAGAATGTAAAAGCTAATAATCAGGATACTAAAGCAATGAACGAATATGAGAAAGGTGAAACCGGCTCAATATTCAAGGTTTTTTCTGAACGAAAATTATTTTTTCTGCTATTTGTTATTTCCGGTATAGCTGCGCTGATTTATAATCAATTTAACTTTTTGATGCCTTTACATATAGAGGAAGTCTTTCATGGTTCAGGAGCTTTTAAATTTGGAATTTTAACAAGCATCAATGCCGTTGTTGTGGTAATAGGCACGCCGATATTCACCAAAAAGCTTTCCGGAGTAATCGATATCCGAATTATGTATTTTGGACAGCTATTAGAGTCATTGGGACTTGCCTTTTTTATCTTTTTAAATCATTATTTTATCATTGCGATTGTGGGGATGATACTCTTTACCATAGGCGAAATATTCGGCTCTATATCAAAAACACCTTACCTTACAAAGAGAATACCGGACACACATCGTGGCAGAGTATTAAGTATTACCAACAGCTTCGCCGGATTAATCGGAGTTTTAAGTAACTATGTAATAGGAACACTTATCGACTACTATCCATTCAGTACCGTATGGATAATTATAGCGGTAATCGGTTTATTTGTGATGATTTTATACAGTATTTATTTACGGCTGGACAAGAAGGTATATTCCGGTCTTTATGAAAAAACAATGTAA
- a CDS encoding sensor histidine kinase — MNVWVCVLILCLLAVIGMLFVKVYLLKKSAREINKAFAEKIRNDTNTLIQISGHDKDMKELASSLNTQLKYFNQSRQKFEHGDLELKEAITNISHDLRTPLTAIYGYLKLLQNEECSEAGKTYLTAVENRTKAMKQLTEELFQYTLAASDSEKLMIEAINLNGILESCISSYYAVLKQNNIIPEIKIPDKKVFCMGNENALTRVLGNMISNAIKYSDGDMKITLSENGEITVSNMAYGLDEIQVGRLFDRFYTVETARKSTGLGLAISKTLIEKMNGSISAKYENNRLSIHIFLPEY; from the coding sequence ATGAACGTTTGGGTATGTGTATTGATTTTGTGTTTGCTTGCTGTTATAGGAATGCTTTTTGTTAAAGTATATCTTTTGAAAAAATCGGCAAGAGAAATAAATAAGGCTTTTGCCGAAAAAATAAGGAATGATACAAATACCCTTATACAAATATCCGGTCATGATAAGGATATGAAAGAGTTAGCTTCTTCTCTTAATACACAACTTAAATATTTCAATCAAAGCCGACAAAAGTTTGAACATGGAGATTTGGAATTAAAAGAAGCAATTACAAACATTTCTCACGATTTAAGAACCCCGTTAACTGCTATCTATGGGTATTTGAAGCTGCTGCAAAATGAGGAATGTTCAGAAGCGGGAAAAACTTATCTGACGGCGGTAGAAAATCGTACAAAGGCTATGAAACAGCTTACGGAAGAACTATTCCAATATACGTTGGCAGCATCTGATAGCGAGAAATTGATGATAGAAGCTATAAATTTGAATGGTATTTTAGAAAGCTGTATATCTTCCTATTATGCGGTATTAAAACAAAACAATATTATTCCGGAAATTAAAATACCGGATAAAAAAGTATTTTGTATGGGGAATGAAAATGCTTTGACTCGTGTTCTGGGAAATATGATAAGTAATGCGATAAAATATAGTGATGGAGATATGAAAATCACGCTGTCAGAAAATGGTGAGATAACTGTTTCCAATATGGCTTATGGGTTGGATGAGATACAAGTCGGAAGATTGTTTGACCGTTTTTATACAGTAGAAACTGCCAGAAAATCAACAGGATTGGGGTTGGCAATTTCTAAAACGCTTATTGAGAAGATGAATGGAAGTATATCAGCAAAATACGAAAATAATAGGTTAAGTATTCACATTTTTCTCCCAGAATACTAA
- a CDS encoding ABC transporter permease subunit, whose translation MSKLLYANFFRMVKNKLFLIGMGFMFLAGSFLCFQQYRQLIGYHAQVKLDSTFFVYTLMIGVISAIFCSLFVGVEYNDGTMRNKIIAGHKRTEIYFSNLIVNIVASFLMCVSYMLANVIVGIPMIGTLRISTTKTLLIVVGSLITVVAFCSIFTMISLLVSNKAIAPIICILFVFLSIAFLNEVQRILDNPKIWYDGTVNTAYVGGREREQLEFIYNVLPAGQEMQYARKNIKNMNEMSLYSVGVTVITTGIGIFFFKRKNIK comes from the coding sequence ATGAGTAAATTGTTATATGCCAATTTTTTCAGAATGGTGAAAAATAAATTATTTTTAATAGGCATGGGATTTATGTTTTTGGCAGGAAGCTTCTTATGTTTCCAGCAATATAGGCAGTTAATAGGGTATCATGCGCAGGTAAAATTGGATAGCACATTTTTTGTGTATACTTTAATGATTGGCGTAATAAGTGCAATCTTCTGCTCTTTGTTTGTTGGTGTTGAATATAACGATGGGACGATGAGAAATAAAATTATTGCAGGACATAAAAGAACAGAGATTTACTTTTCAAATTTGATTGTAAATATCGTTGCTTCCTTTTTAATGTGTGTGTCTTATATGTTGGCAAATGTAATTGTTGGAATACCGATGATTGGAACATTAAGGATTTCTACAACCAAAACTTTGCTTATTGTTGTGGGGAGTCTTATTACAGTCGTTGCGTTTTGTTCTATCTTTACTATGATTAGTCTTTTGGTTTCCAATAAGGCAATCGCACCTATTATATGTATTCTGTTTGTGTTTTTATCCATTGCATTTTTAAATGAGGTACAAAGAATTTTAGATAACCCTAAAATATGGTATGACGGAACAGTAAATACTGCGTACGTGGGCGGGAGAGAAAGAGAGCAGCTGGAATTTATTTATAATGTACTTCCGGCAGGACAGGAAATGCAATATGCAAGAAAAAATATAAAAAATATGAATGAAATGAGTCTGTATTCTGTCGGTGTTACGGTAATTACAACAGGGATAGGTATTTTCTTTTTTAAGAGGAAGAATATTAAATAG
- a CDS encoding ABC transporter ATP-binding protein: MEYILTAKDLTKEYRHSAKALNRFSIHVPKGAIYGFVGENGAGKTTFIRIICGLQAPTSGNYSLYGVKNTDKNILNSRKRIGAVIETPSIYLDMTARGNLKQQYQILGLPSYDGIDELLQLVGLDNTGKKKAKHFSLGMRQRLGIAMALAGNPDFLILDEPSNGLDPQGVIEIRELLLRLNRKKQITILISSHNLDELSRIATHYGFIANGNKVEEITAKELQKVCRKCVKLTVTDTDVLARILDIMNIEYEILSDTEANIYGEIPVSELTLKLAQDNCYITSMHEQAETLESYYINLVGGVNHE, from the coding sequence ATGGAATATATTTTAACAGCGAAAGATTTGACAAAAGAATATCGTCATTCTGCAAAAGCATTGAATAGATTTTCTATTCATGTTCCTAAAGGAGCAATTTACGGATTTGTTGGGGAAAACGGAGCCGGTAAAACTACGTTTATCCGTATAATATGTGGGTTGCAAGCACCGACATCTGGAAATTATTCTTTATATGGGGTTAAAAATACAGATAAGAATATTTTGAACTCACGAAAAAGAATAGGAGCTGTTATCGAAACACCATCAATTTATTTGGATATGACGGCAAGGGGCAATTTGAAACAACAATATCAAATTCTTGGATTGCCTTCCTATGACGGAATTGATGAATTGCTGCAACTTGTAGGATTGGATAATACGGGAAAGAAAAAAGCAAAACATTTTTCTTTAGGTATGCGTCAAAGATTAGGAATTGCAATGGCACTGGCAGGAAATCCGGATTTTTTAATTCTCGATGAACCGAGCAATGGACTTGACCCACAGGGAGTAATTGAAATCAGAGAATTGCTTTTAAGGTTAAACAGGAAGAAACAAATTACCATATTGATTTCAAGCCATAATTTGGATGAACTTTCTCGTATAGCTACACATTATGGTTTTATTGCAAATGGCAATAAGGTAGAAGAAATAACCGCAAAAGAATTGCAAAAAGTATGCCGAAAATGTGTAAAACTTACAGTAACAGATACTGATGTATTGGCACGTATACTTGATATAATGAATATTGAGTATGAAATACTCTCTGACACAGAAGCAAATATTTATGGAGAAATTCCTGTTTCGGAACTGACATTAAAATTAGCGCAAGATAATTGCTATATTACGTCTATGCACGAACAGGCAGAAACATTAGAAAGTTATTACATCAATTTAGTAGGGGGTGTAAATCATGAGTAA
- a CDS encoding response regulator transcription factor — MKKILIIDDDIYINDMLEKVLIQEGYMVSHAYSGTEALLFMQNNTPDLILLDLMLPGLSGEEVLPKISDIPVIVMSAKVDVKDKVALLLNGAVDYITKPFDIDELLARIIVQLRKLDKATHSEKLVFDEIFLDITTHEVRVCDQEVKLTKTEFAILKLLMENPKQIITKTILLDRISEDTPDCMESSLRVHISNLRKKLREASGKDYIEAVWGIGFKMAE, encoded by the coding sequence ATGAAAAAAATTTTGATTATTGATGATGATATTTATATCAACGATATGTTAGAAAAAGTTTTGATACAAGAAGGATACATGGTTTCTCATGCCTATTCCGGAACAGAAGCGTTGTTATTTATGCAAAATAATACTCCTGATTTAATACTTCTTGATTTAATGCTACCGGGGCTGTCCGGCGAGGAAGTATTACCTAAAATATCGGATATTCCGGTAATTGTTATGAGTGCAAAAGTCGATGTAAAAGATAAAGTAGCGCTTTTATTAAACGGAGCTGTTGATTATATCACAAAACCATTTGATATTGATGAATTGCTGGCAAGAATAATTGTACAGCTTCGTAAACTAGACAAAGCTACTCATTCAGAAAAATTGGTATTTGATGAGATTTTTCTTGATATAACAACGCATGAGGTTCGTGTTTGTGACCAAGAGGTAAAGCTAACCAAAACGGAATTTGCTATATTGAAGCTTCTTATGGAAAATCCAAAGCAGATTATAACAAAAACGATTTTGCTTGACCGAATTAGTGAAGATACGCCTGACTGCATGGAAAGCTCATTACGAGTTCATATCAGCAATTTGAGAAAGAAATTGCGTGAAGCTTCAGGAAAAGATTATATTGAAGCGGTATGGGGAATTGGATTTAAAATGGCAGAATAA
- a CDS encoding PolC-type DNA polymerase III, with amino-acid sequence MEKEFLDVFRNLEVGEELRALLKEVAVTKIAVNPQKDRIRIYIRSRQWIHKKYIYTLERAVSQQCFPGVSMEVKVLEKFTLSSQYTPQLFFEAYQSSMALELKNYSILVFNMFRNAVITFPQTDTMHILLQSTVLAKSKEDELVQYIEKIFCERCEFSLKVETEYEEIKESKFRKNSDIRIAQEAAHIVEMSSLGKEKEELEEVKEEPKKAPVKQKEKEKTKTEKKEAPAKRGFSDFKRSVKRSDNPDVLYGRDFDDEVIPLENVQTEMGEVCVRGKIMSLEKREIRNEKTIIIFSITDFTDSITVKMFARNDQVEEITEGVKEKAFVKLKGITTIDRYDSELTIGSVVGIKKIASFENSRSDNYPEKRVELHCHTKMSDMDGVSDAKALIKRAYEWGHKAIAITDHGVVQAFPEANHCFDSWGGVVPPEADFKVIYGVEAYLVDDLKGIVQNSKGQSLHAPYVVFDIETTGFSALKDKIIEIGAVKVENGRITERFSEFVNPQIPIPFRIEELTSINDNMVADAPTIDVILPKFEKFCEGCVMVAHNAEFDMSFIRKNYEDIGIEREDTVVDTVGMARFLLPQLNRFKLDTVAKAVGVSLEHHHRAVDDASCTADIFVKFIEMCVERDIFNLDELNEKGTVSVHSIQKMPTYHAIILAKNDVGRVNLYHLISDSHLIYYHRRPRIPKSLFLKYQEGLLIGSACEAGELYQAVLNGRPEQEIARLVNFYDYLEIQPLGNNAFMLKNEDRSDITSWEDLQEINKKIVKLGEAFNKPVVGTCDVHFLDPEDEVYRRIIMAGKGFDDADDQAPLYLRTTEEMLKEFSYLGREKAEEIVITNPNKIADMVEKISPIHKGKCPPVIENSDAMLREICYSKAHEIYGENLPEMVEARLERELNSIISNGYAVMYMIAQKLVWKSNSDGYLVGSRGSVGSSFAATMSGITEVNPLSPHYYCAKCHYADFDSEEVRAYSGRAGCDMPDKKCPVCGEPLVKEGFDIPFETFLGFKGDKEPDIDLNFSGDYQGKAHRYVEVIFGAGQTFKAGTIGTLAEKTAFGYVKNYYEERGQRKRYCEINRIVQGCTGVRRTTGQHPGGIIVLPIGWDIEEFTPVQHPANDMNSDIITTHFDYHSIDSNLLKLDILGHDDPTMIRMLEDLTGINAREIPLDSKEVMSLFKNTDALGITPDDIRGCPLGCLGIPEFGTDFAMQMLIDANPTSFSDLVRISGLSHGTDVWLGNAQDLIKSGTATITTCICTRDDIMIYLINKGLEHGQAFTIMESVRKGKGLKPEWIEEMKKHDVPDWYIESCKKIKYMFPKAHAAAYVMMGWRIAYCKIFHPLAYYAAYFSIRATAFSYELMCQGKEKLEYFMDDYEKRKDTLSKKEQDTYKDMRIVQEMYARGFDFVPIDIYKANAHTFQIIDGKLMPALDTIEGLGDRAADAVVAAAEEGNFLSLDDFRNRTKVTSSTIDLMNDLGLFGKLPKSNQMSLFDYQ; translated from the coding sequence ATGGAGAAAGAATTTCTGGATGTGTTTCGAAATCTGGAAGTAGGTGAGGAGCTTCGTGCGCTTTTAAAGGAAGTGGCGGTTACGAAGATTGCCGTTAATCCGCAGAAGGACCGTATCCGAATTTATATCCGCAGCCGCCAATGGATACATAAAAAGTATATTTATACCTTGGAAAGAGCAGTTTCGCAGCAGTGCTTTCCGGGGGTGAGCATGGAGGTAAAGGTGCTGGAAAAGTTTACCCTTTCCAGTCAGTATACCCCTCAGTTATTCTTTGAGGCGTACCAATCGTCCATGGCTCTGGAGCTTAAAAATTACAGCATTCTGGTCTTTAATATGTTCCGGAATGCTGTAATTACGTTTCCGCAGACAGATACCATGCACATACTTTTACAATCCACAGTGCTGGCGAAAAGTAAGGAAGATGAACTGGTACAGTATATAGAAAAAATCTTCTGTGAAAGATGTGAGTTTTCTTTAAAAGTAGAGACAGAATATGAGGAAATAAAGGAAAGTAAATTCCGAAAAAACAGCGATATCCGCATTGCACAGGAAGCGGCTCATATTGTAGAAATGTCCTCTCTCGGAAAAGAAAAAGAGGAGCTTGAGGAGGTAAAAGAAGAACCGAAGAAAGCTCCTGTAAAACAAAAGGAAAAAGAAAAGACAAAGACGGAGAAGAAAGAAGCGCCTGCAAAACGTGGATTTTCTGACTTTAAACGCAGTGTAAAACGCTCTGACAATCCTGATGTACTGTATGGAAGGGACTTTGATGACGAAGTAATTCCATTGGAAAACGTGCAGACAGAAATGGGAGAGGTCTGTGTCAGAGGAAAGATTATGTCCTTGGAAAAGAGAGAAATCCGAAACGAAAAAACGATTATTATCTTTTCTATTACCGATTTTACAGACTCCATTACCGTAAAAATGTTTGCCAGAAACGATCAGGTAGAGGAGATTACAGAAGGCGTTAAGGAAAAAGCGTTTGTAAAGCTGAAGGGAATTACCACTATTGACCGATATGACAGCGAGCTTACCATAGGCTCTGTTGTGGGGATTAAGAAAATTGCCAGCTTTGAAAACAGCCGTTCTGATAATTATCCAGAGAAGCGTGTGGAGCTTCACTGCCATACAAAAATGAGCGATATGGACGGGGTATCCGACGCAAAAGCCCTGATTAAACGTGCCTACGAGTGGGGACATAAAGCTATCGCCATTACCGACCACGGGGTTGTGCAGGCATTTCCTGAGGCGAACCACTGCTTTGACTCTTGGGGAGGCGTCGTTCCTCCAGAGGCAGATTTCAAGGTGATTTACGGTGTGGAAGCTTACCTTGTAGATGATTTAAAAGGAATTGTGCAAAACAGCAAAGGGCAGAGCTTACATGCGCCTTATGTGGTATTTGATATAGAAACCACAGGATTTTCCGCTTTAAAAGATAAGATTATTGAAATTGGTGCAGTGAAGGTGGAAAACGGAAGAATTACAGAGCGTTTTTCAGAATTTGTAAATCCGCAAATTCCTATACCATTTCGCATTGAGGAGTTGACCAGCATTAACGACAATATGGTAGCAGATGCACCTACCATCGATGTTATTTTGCCTAAATTTGAAAAATTCTGTGAGGGCTGTGTTATGGTGGCTCATAATGCAGAGTTTGATATGAGTTTTATTCGGAAGAATTATGAGGATATAGGTATTGAAAGAGAAGATACCGTGGTTGATACTGTGGGGATGGCAAGATTTCTCCTGCCCCAGCTTAACCGTTTTAAACTGGATACGGTGGCAAAAGCAGTGGGAGTTTCCTTGGAGCATCACCACAGAGCAGTAGACGATGCTTCCTGTACAGCCGACATTTTTGTGAAATTTATTGAAATGTGTGTAGAAAGGGATATTTTCAATCTGGATGAGCTGAATGAAAAGGGAACGGTTTCCGTTCATTCCATACAGAAAATGCCTACCTATCATGCAATTATTCTGGCGAAAAATGATGTGGGAAGAGTAAATTTGTATCATTTGATTTCAGACTCCCATTTGATTTATTACCATAGACGTCCCCGTATTCCAAAGAGCCTGTTTTTGAAATATCAGGAGGGACTTCTTATTGGTTCTGCCTGCGAAGCAGGAGAGCTTTATCAGGCTGTTTTGAATGGAAGACCGGAGCAGGAAATTGCCCGTTTGGTGAATTTCTATGATTATCTGGAAATACAGCCTCTGGGTAACAACGCCTTTATGTTAAAGAATGAAGACCGCTCGGATATTACTTCATGGGAGGACTTGCAGGAAATCAATAAGAAGATTGTAAAGCTGGGAGAGGCATTTAATAAGCCGGTAGTGGGAACCTGTGACGTGCATTTTTTAGACCCCGAAGATGAGGTGTATCGAAGAATTATTATGGCAGGAAAAGGCTTTGATGATGCAGATGACCAGGCGCCTTTATACCTTCGTACAACAGAGGAAATGCTAAAGGAATTTTCTTATTTGGGAAGGGAAAAAGCAGAGGAAATCGTCATTACCAATCCCAATAAAATCGCAGATATGGTAGAGAAAATATCGCCTATTCACAAGGGGAAATGCCCCCCTGTTATTGAAAATTCCGATGCCATGTTAAGGGAAATCTGTTACAGTAAAGCCCATGAAATCTACGGAGAAAACCTTCCGGAAATGGTAGAAGCACGTCTGGAAAGAGAGCTGAATTCCATTATTTCCAATGGGTACGCCGTTATGTATATGATTGCCCAGAAGCTGGTTTGGAAGAGTAACAGTGACGGATATTTGGTAGGTTCCCGTGGTTCTGTTGGTTCTTCCTTTGCAGCTACTATGTCGGGAATTACAGAAGTAAATCCTCTAAGTCCACATTATTATTGTGCCAAATGTCACTACGCAGATTTCGACTCCGAGGAGGTGCGGGCATATTCGGGAAGGGCAGGATGCGATATGCCGGATAAGAAATGTCCTGTATGCGGAGAGCCGCTGGTAAAAGAAGGATTTGATATTCCTTTTGAAACCTTCCTTGGATTTAAAGGAGATAAAGAGCCTGATATTGACTTGAACTTTTCCGGTGATTATCAGGGAAAAGCGCACCGTTACGTTGAGGTTATTTTCGGTGCGGGGCAGACATTTAAGGCGGGAACAATCGGTACGCTGGCAGAGAAAACAGCTTTTGGTTATGTCAAGAACTATTATGAAGAACGTGGACAGAGAAAGCGTTATTGCGAAATCAACAGAATTGTGCAGGGCTGTACAGGGGTAAGACGTACCACAGGACAGCATCCGGGAGGAATTATTGTTCTTCCCATCGGATGGGATATTGAGGAATTTACACCGGTTCAGCACCCTGCAAATGATATGAACAGCGATATTATTACTACGCATTTTGATTATCATTCCATTGACTCCAACCTTTTAAAGCTGGATATTCTGGGGCACGATGATCCAACCATGATACGTATGCTGGAGGACCTTACCGGCATCAACGCCAGAGAAATTCCGTTGGACTCAAAAGAGGTTATGTCCTTATTTAAAAATACAGATGCGCTGGGTATTACACCGGATGATATCAGAGGCTGTCCTTTGGGCTGTCTTGGTATTCCGGAGTTTGGTACAGATTTTGCCATGCAGATGTTAATTGATGCCAATCCGACTTCTTTTTCTGATTTGGTTCGTATTTCCGGTCTGTCTCACGGAACAGACGTGTGGCTGGGAAACGCACAAGATTTGATTAAGTCCGGAACGGCAACCATTACCACCTGTATCTGTACACGAGACGATATTATGATTTATCTGATTAACAAGGGCTTGGAGCACGGACAGGCATTTACCATTATGGAGAGCGTGCGAAAGGGTAAGGGATTAAAGCCGGAATGGATTGAAGAAATGAAAAAACATGATGTTCCGGACTGGTATATTGAGTCCTGTAAAAAGATTAAATATATGTTCCCGAAGGCCCATGCAGCAGCGTATGTTATGATGGGATGGCGAATTGCCTATTGTAAAATCTTCCATCCGCTGGCGTATTATGCGGCATATTTCAGTATTCGTGCAACTGCTTTTTCTTATGAGCTGATGTGTCAGGGAAAAGAAAAGCTGGAATATTTTATGGACGATTATGAGAAGCGAAAGGATACATTGAGCAAAAAAGAGCAGGATACTTACAAAGATATGCGAATTGTGCAGGAGATGTATGCCAGAGGCTTTGACTTTGTTCCCATTGATATTTATAAGGCAAATGCACATACATTCCAGATTATAGACGGAAAGCTGATGCCTGCGTTGGATACCATAGAAGGTCTGGGAGACAGGGCAGCGGATGCTGTGGTGGCGGCGGCAGAGGAAGGAAATTTCCTGTCCCTTGATGACTTCAGAAATCGAACAAAGGTTACGTCCTCTACTATTGATTTGATGAATGATTTGGGATTGTTTGGAAAATTGCCGAAGTCTAATCAGATGTCGTTGTTTGACTATCAATAA
- the ispG gene encoding flavodoxin-dependent (E)-4-hydroxy-3-methylbut-2-enyl-diphosphate synthase: MYRDHTKVVQIGDKKIGGGNPILIQSMTNTRTEDVEATVQQILALEAAGCEIVRCTVPTLEAAEALKEIKKRIHIPLVADIHFDYKMAIAAMENGADKIRINPGNIGSIDKIKAVVDVAKERNIPIRVGVNSGSLEKELVEKYHGVTAEGLVESALDKVRIIEDLGYDNLVISIKSSDVMMCVKAHELLAEQTNYPLHVGITEAGTLYSGNIKSAVGLGIILYQGIGDTIRVSLTGDPVEEIKSAKRILKTLNLKKGGIEVVSCPTCGRTKIDLIGLANQVETMVQEFPLDIKVAVMGCVVNGPGEAKEADIGIAGGKGEGLLIKKGEIVKKVPEAELLSVLREELENWK; this comes from the coding sequence ATGTATCGTGATCATACAAAGGTTGTGCAGATTGGGGATAAGAAAATCGGTGGGGGAAATCCCATTTTAATACAGTCCATGACCAATACAAGAACAGAAGATGTAGAGGCAACCGTACAGCAGATATTGGCGCTGGAGGCAGCAGGATGTGAGATTGTCAGATGTACCGTGCCTACCTTAGAGGCAGCAGAGGCATTAAAAGAGATTAAAAAAAGAATTCACATTCCTCTGGTGGCAGACATTCATTTTGACTATAAAATGGCCATTGCCGCTATGGAAAACGGAGCGGATAAAATTCGTATTAATCCGGGAAATATCGGCAGCATTGACAAAATAAAAGCAGTGGTAGACGTTGCAAAAGAGAGAAATATTCCTATTCGTGTAGGTGTAAACAGTGGTTCTTTGGAGAAAGAACTGGTGGAAAAATATCACGGTGTCACTGCTGAAGGACTGGTAGAAAGTGCCCTTGATAAAGTGAGAATTATTGAAGATTTAGGGTATGATAATCTTGTAATCAGCATTAAATCCTCTGATGTAATGATGTGTGTAAAGGCACATGAATTGCTGGCAGAACAGACCAATTATCCCCTGCATGTAGGCATTACGGAGGCAGGGACTTTATATTCCGGAAATATTAAATCAGCCGTAGGTTTGGGGATTATCTTATATCAGGGAATTGGAGATACTATTCGTGTGTCCCTGACCGGCGACCCGGTAGAGGAAATCAAATCAGCAAAGAGAATTTTAAAGACCTTAAATCTCAAAAAAGGCGGAATTGAAGTGGTATCCTGTCCAACCTGCGGAAGAACGAAGATTGATTTAATCGGACTGGCAAATCAGGTGGAAACTATGGTGCAGGAATTTCCTCTGGATATTAAGGTTGCCGTTATGGGCTGTGTAGTAAATGGTCCGGGAGAAGCAAAAGAAGCAGATATCGGCATTGCGGGAGGTAAGGGAGAAGGTCTTCTGATTAAAAAAGGAGAAATCGTGAAAAAGGTTCCTGAGGCAGAGCTTTTATCTGTGCTTCGGGAAGAACTTGAAAACTGGAAATAA